TACTTTGGATGAAGTACTTAATTGGGGAAGAGGTAAAGTGATTTTTACTTTAGATGTCAAGCGGAGTGTGCCCCTGGCCTTGGTCGTTGATGCGGTAAAGCGGAATAAAGCTTCGGCATATTCGGTGATTATTACATACAATGCAACGCAGGCCTCGGAGGTTTACCAGATTGCGCCAGATTTGATGATCTCCGCGAGTATAAAAAAAATTGACGATTTAATAAGACTCGATGATTATGGTATTCCTGACAATAGGCTGTTGGCTTTTGTAGGCGTAAGTGAACCAGATACCTTGTTGTATAAGCAATTGCATGAACATGGCATTATGTGTATAATAGGTACTATGGGCAACCTCGATAATCGTGCAAAACAGCGTGGCGATGATCTCTATTATAAACTGATAACACGTGGAGCAGATATTATTTCCACCGATAGGCATCATGAAGCGGGTGTCCAACTTGCTAGATATCGTAAAGACCATCAGCTTACTTTACCGAAATAATGAAATCTAAGTGAAAAAGTGTTAAACCTTTATTATGTCATTAACCGTAACGCATGTAACCAAAAAATATGGAAAAGACTGTGTGGTGAACGATATCTCTTTTGATCTGAGAAACAATGAGGTTGTCGGTTTTCTTGGCCCAAATGGTGCAGGAAAATCAACTATTATGAAAATGATTACAGGTTATTTGAGGCCAGATAAAGGGGTGATTAGGGTAAACGGAATGGACGTTCGCAAGGAAACCCTTGAGGTGAAGAAACTAATTGGTTATCTTCCGGAAAACAACCCTCAATATGCTGATATGTATGTTGTGGAGAATTTACAGTTTTTAGCGGATATACACCAAATCAACGATGTAAAAAAAAGGATAAACGACGTACTTGAGGCTGTAGGGTTTATGGAAGAAAAGAGAAAAAAGATAAAACAGCTATCAAAAGGATACAGGCAGCGTTTAGGTATTGCACAGGCATTGCTTCACAATCCTCCTATATTAATTCTCGATGAACCTACTTCAGGGCTCGATCCGAACCAATTGCAGGGAATACGGCAGTTAATACGAAAACTTGGAAAGGAGAAACTAGTCATTTTTTCGACACATATCATGCAGGAAGTAGAAGCGGTTTGCGAATCGGTAATGATGATAAACAAAGGAGAAATAGTTGCGGGATTTCCGCTGAACAAAATGCCGGAATTGTTTGATGGGAAAGGTTTGGAGGCAATTTTTAGTGAGTTGACAAGTTGATTATAGGAAGTTTTGATGAGGAATAAACATTATGGCATGCTTTATGTTAATTAATCTAGTATAATTAACAAAATTAGGTAATTAACAATTGAAAACTATGAAACGTTTATTTTTATTTTCTGTATTCTTATTAAGTGGCTTTCTGGCTGTTAACGCGCAAAATGTAGACGTTAATCGACCGCAAACATCAGAGAGCGTAGGATTAGCACCTATTCAGCGAGGAAACTGGATGGTAGGTGGTAGCATTGGTTCTCTAGGATATAACTTTAGTTCAGAAACATTTAATATCAATATTGAACCTAGAGCAAGTTATTTCGTTTCTGATGGTATTGCAATAGGTTTAACTTTGGGCGGAGGGTTAGCCACCAGAAAGGAAGCCGATAATATTTGGAATTATAAATTAGCACCACACGTAAGGTATTTTTTTCCTGAGGGATCTTCGTCAACTGGGCGTTTCTTTGGTGAAGGTGAAGTGGGTATTGGTGGATCTACAGCTACTTCAGATGTAGCTTTCCTAGCAGGTATAAAAGCTGGTTACGCACATTTTATCACTAGAAGTGTAGCGTTAGAAGCTGCTTTAGGGTATACGTATTCAAAAGCAGATATCTCTTCATCTAACTCTATTTCAGGACTAGGTGTTAGCTTAGGTTTCCAGATTTATCTTCCTGGACAAGGTAATAGATAGTAGTTGATTACTAAAACAAAAAAGGTGTCTTCTGACCAGAAGACACCTTTTTTGTTTTAGTCCGTTTTTTTATACCTTCGGCTAGTTTTTACCTAAATAATGGCAAGTTCCGTGTATAGTGTCTATAGAAAAGATATTTCTACTTATTTTAACTCCCTTGTTGGATATATAACCATCGGCTTATTTTTACTTGTTACCGGACTTTTTCTATGGGTTTTCCCCGAAACCAGCATCATTCACCATGGTTATGCATCACTGGAGAGCTTCTTTGCACTTGCGCCCTATATTTTTATGTTTTTAATACCCGCAATAACTATGAAAAGCATTGCGGGAGAGAAAAGTGAGGGAACTTATGAATGGCTAATAACAAAACCAATTACAACTGGTCAATTGATAGTGGCAAAATATTTGAGTAGCTTAACAATTGTTGTCCTAGCTATTATTCCTACTTTTATTTATTACGTAAGCATTTATTTACTTGGAGCGCCTAAAGGAAATATTGATACGGGAGCAGTTATTGGATCCTATATAGGACTATTTTTGCTAGGTGCTGTTTTTACCGCTATCGGTATACTTATATCCGCGCTAAGTAACAACGTAATTGTTGCCTTTTTAATCAGTGCTTTTCTTTCTTTCTCAATTTTTATAGGCTTTGATTTTGTAGCAGACCTCATGGTGGAAGGTTTATCCGATGTATGGCTTTTTTTAGGAATGAATAGTCATTATCAATCGGTAAGCAGGGGGGTGCTGGATCTCCGTGATTTTGTTTTTTTTCTAAGCTATATCGTATTTTTTTTATTATTAACCTACTGGTGCATGTCAGACAATCGCCAGACGCTGAACACTATTGGTAGACGATTGATAGGGGTAATTGCTATTGCCGGCGTACTTAATTATTTGGTTTCTTTTTTTTTCTTAAGAATTGATTTTACTGCTGAAAAAAAACACACTTTATCTCCTATTTCTAAGCAAGTGTTGCAGACGCTAACGGATGAGCTTCAGATTGCCGTTTTTCTTGACGGAGATCTTCCTGTGGGCTTTAAACGCTTACGAGATGCAACAAAAGATTTAATGGTTGATTTGAAAATTTATGCGGGTGGCCACGTGAAATATACGTTTATCAACCCTTTGGAAGAAGGGAGTGCAGATGGGGAAGACTTTGCAAGAGCATTGATCAACCGAGGTATAGAACCTACTCAACTAAGTGTAAAAACCGAAGGAGGATTAATGCAAAAGGTTATTTACCCAGCAGCGGTCTTAATATATGGAGATGAGGAATTGCCTATTTATCTCTTGCAAAACAATCGGTTTGTAAATGCCGAAGAAGCGTTGAACAATTCGCTTCAAAATTTGGAATATACGTTTATCAACGCGATTAAGAAACTTACATCAGGAGGTAGGCCTATTATTGCATTTACGGAGGGTCACGGTGAATTGAATGATATGCAGCTATATGATGCCATGCACAGCCTCGCCGGTAGTTATCAGGTCGGGCGGTTAAACCTGGATTCCGTAAGCTTGGCTACTTTGGAGCAGATAAGTACTATCGTGGTTGCGCGACCACAATATGAATTCGCTGAGTTGCATAAATTTAAACTTGACTATTTTGTGCAGCATGGAGGAAAAGTGCTGTGGGCAATTAATCAAACGCAAGCAGACTTAGATAGCTTGCGTACTTCAGGTGAGCAAGTGGCAGTTGGTAGAAAGCTGAATCTTGACGATATGTTGTTTAAATATGGCGTTCGGTTAAACTATAATTTAGTAGTCGATTTGAATTGTGCACAAATCCCATTAAGTGTAGGCAATATTGGTGGGGCAAGTCAATTTCAGCTTGTTCCTTGGGTATACCATCCGATATATATACCTCAATCAGCACACCCTATTGTAAAAAATATTGATGCTATAAAAGGAGCGTTTGTAGGAACCATTGATACGCTTTCCGTTACGGAAATTCAGAAGCAAACCATTTTAAGCACTTCTTCTTTTAGCAAAGAAGTTCATCTCCCCACAGTTATTTCACTGGAAATGGTTTCCAAGGAACCTCATCCCGAAGAATTTCGAGAAGAACCAAGGGTGGTTGGGGTAGTTCTTGAGGGAATTTTCCCGTCAATTTTTGCTAATCGCCCTATACCCGTTGGGCTACTCGAAAGTACCTTAATCCAA
This Olivibacter sp. SDN3 DNA region includes the following protein-coding sequences:
- a CDS encoding ABC transporter ATP-binding protein; translated protein: MSLTVTHVTKKYGKDCVVNDISFDLRNNEVVGFLGPNGAGKSTIMKMITGYLRPDKGVIRVNGMDVRKETLEVKKLIGYLPENNPQYADMYVVENLQFLADIHQINDVKKRINDVLEAVGFMEEKRKKIKQLSKGYRQRLGIAQALLHNPPILILDEPTSGLDPNQLQGIRQLIRKLGKEKLVIFSTHIMQEVEAVCESVMMINKGEIVAGFPLNKMPELFDGKGLEAIFSELTS
- a CDS encoding glycerophosphodiester phosphodiesterase family protein — translated: MKNIFYLNIYVYLLIGACSFSTANSDRYNTSWQIKLKSTDDLYRFLTYHEQRVPLVSAHRGGPEPGYPENAIETFERSASKQPLIIECDIALSKDSVLVMMHDDKLDRTTTGEGFVHDYTLNELKQLHLKDNEGKETTFSIPTLDEVLNWGRGKVIFTLDVKRSVPLALVVDAVKRNKASAYSVIITYNATQASEVYQIAPDLMISASIKKIDDLIRLDDYGIPDNRLLAFVGVSEPDTLLYKQLHEHGIMCIIGTMGNLDNRAKQRGDDLYYKLITRGADIISTDRHHEAGVQLARYRKDHQLTLPK
- the gldG gene encoding gliding motility-associated ABC transporter substrate-binding protein GldG; the protein is MASSVYSVYRKDISTYFNSLVGYITIGLFLLVTGLFLWVFPETSIIHHGYASLESFFALAPYIFMFLIPAITMKSIAGEKSEGTYEWLITKPITTGQLIVAKYLSSLTIVVLAIIPTFIYYVSIYLLGAPKGNIDTGAVIGSYIGLFLLGAVFTAIGILISALSNNVIVAFLISAFLSFSIFIGFDFVADLMVEGLSDVWLFLGMNSHYQSVSRGVLDLRDFVFFLSYIVFFLLLTYWCMSDNRQTLNTIGRRLIGVIAIAGVLNYLVSFFFLRIDFTAEKKHTLSPISKQVLQTLTDELQIAVFLDGDLPVGFKRLRDATKDLMVDLKIYAGGHVKYTFINPLEEGSADGEDFARALINRGIEPTQLSVKTEGGLMQKVIYPAAVLIYGDEELPIYLLQNNRFVNAEEALNNSLQNLEYTFINAIKKLTSGGRPIIAFTEGHGELNDMQLYDAMHSLAGSYQVGRLNLDSVSLATLEQISTIVVARPQYEFAELHKFKLDYFVQHGGKVLWAINQTQADLDSLRTSGEQVAVGRKLNLDDMLFKYGVRLNYNLVVDLNCAQIPLSVGNIGGASQFQLVPWVYHPIYIPQSAHPIVKNIDAIKGAFVGTIDTLSVTEIQKQTILSTSSFSKEVHLPTVISLEMVSKEPHPEEFREEPRVVGVVLEGIFPSIFANRPIPVGLLESTLIQSNNKEVLANKMVVLADGNILKNEINVEENVPYNLGWDRATRQQYGNKTFFLNVIDYLNDDSQIISLREKEVKLRLLDKTQLKQRKFYWQFVNLGAPPLLLILLGIMQQYLRKRKFAH